In one Mucilaginibacter ginsenosidivorax genomic region, the following are encoded:
- a CDS encoding beta-galactosidase, with protein sequence MIKSTYLFLTILICLALRTTIKAQDSNDHIFPPSAAAKPYIDFDSKGFLIEGKRTFIVSAGLEYARIPHQLWHDRLLRIKRAGFNCIEIYTIWNFHEAQEGKFDFTGDRDLNLFLKQVNDLGMYAIVRVGPYYCAEWDNGGYPIWLKFKKGLSVREDNPLFEKYVDRFFDRLLPIVMNNQVNKGGPVILVQLENEHPKGWGTIMPDGYFKHLQTKALSMGLQVPYFFSGLHHASDPAGDGKLDDAARPNPWFSTEFWSVWYSQYGAKPGDDQLYDRRTWKIIANGGNGYNYYMAHGGSNFGYTNNDEDAASYDYGAAIGQTGDLRPIYYAFKRAASFARSFQDVLENSVDNNAAYRKIVLDTALRVSARKSPAGEIVFLDNTSKEATTTQLHIDDNIAGSKITILPGEIYPLVHNYQLNPQVTLKWALTRVFAIVRQDNATTIITDAEAGSVLALYFKTSDKASTENPNVKVNGDEVSIKQVMPDANKPLEYTFKAGTQTIRVLAMNRALTDKTYIETINRKNYIVTGAAYLAEASVIGSQFTADIEQPLLAHQKEQVYVYTDKTAVLLNQIPSVTVNQPKTIALSNWEFKNASEQAAINYNAGKWLPSNNPVPMGADGDVTADAWYRTTLTTPVAGKYTLQVKGGGRGQAFVDGKPAAKWKLNDGELTLDLKKGKHTLAIFAAHDGRDKLAAYLGPIDEVDSKGVFGPALIKKGGPFISELSNWYFARANKISDVKQGPPTFDTTMFKPYKINTDVFNLKEGYGWFTTTIPQEPAGTSKITLQFKSVDENATVFINGKQVFKHDGWNQPFEVNITDATALKAPIRLAVFIENYSNEGGIDQPVKINAIGDAPAVTGWKMKGGPGDALAVKGWQKFTGKVKTNAPTFYRSTFTIPQAKGKTFIWRFEPKGLGHGSVWVNGHNIGRYPEKISITSLYIPECWLKTGPNQLVIYDEDGKQPDHTLIVAEQEAGRATTQTITDIK encoded by the coding sequence ATGATCAAAAGCACATACCTGTTTTTAACAATTCTGATTTGCCTGGCGTTAAGGACAACCATAAAGGCCCAGGATAGTAACGACCACATTTTTCCGCCATCTGCAGCTGCTAAACCCTATATCGATTTTGATAGCAAAGGATTTTTAATAGAAGGTAAACGTACGTTCATTGTATCTGCGGGGCTGGAATACGCCCGCATACCCCACCAGCTTTGGCACGATAGGTTGCTGCGCATCAAGCGTGCGGGATTTAATTGTATCGAAATTTATACCATCTGGAACTTTCACGAAGCACAGGAAGGTAAATTTGATTTCACCGGCGACCGTGATCTGAACCTGTTTTTAAAACAAGTGAACGACTTAGGCATGTACGCCATTGTACGCGTTGGCCCGTATTATTGTGCCGAATGGGATAACGGCGGCTACCCGATCTGGCTTAAGTTTAAAAAGGGATTGAGTGTTCGGGAAGATAATCCATTGTTTGAAAAATATGTCGACAGGTTTTTTGATCGCCTTTTACCTATCGTGATGAACAACCAGGTAAACAAAGGAGGACCGGTAATACTGGTGCAGCTGGAAAACGAGCACCCGAAAGGCTGGGGCACCATAATGCCCGATGGCTATTTTAAACATTTGCAAACCAAGGCGCTGAGTATGGGCCTGCAGGTGCCATACTTTTTTAGCGGCCTGCACCACGCCAGCGACCCGGCAGGTGATGGCAAACTGGATGATGCTGCACGGCCAAACCCTTGGTTTTCTACCGAGTTTTGGAGTGTATGGTACTCGCAATACGGCGCAAAACCTGGCGACGACCAGCTTTACGACAGGCGCACCTGGAAAATCATTGCCAACGGCGGCAATGGTTACAATTATTACATGGCGCACGGCGGATCGAACTTTGGGTACACCAATAATGACGAGGACGCGGCATCATATGATTACGGCGCGGCCATTGGCCAGACAGGCGACTTAAGGCCTATTTACTATGCCTTTAAACGGGCAGCCTCGTTTGCGCGAAGCTTTCAGGATGTGCTGGAAAATAGTGTAGACAATAATGCCGCTTACCGCAAGATAGTACTGGATACGGCCTTGAGGGTAAGTGCCCGCAAAAGCCCCGCTGGCGAAATTGTTTTCCTGGATAATACAAGTAAAGAAGCAACAACAACCCAACTGCATATTGATGATAACATTGCAGGCAGCAAGATCACCATTTTGCCGGGCGAGATATATCCGTTGGTGCATAATTATCAGCTTAACCCGCAGGTTACGCTAAAATGGGCCTTAACACGGGTATTCGCCATAGTAAGGCAGGATAATGCCACTACCATTATTACCGATGCCGAAGCGGGTTCGGTACTGGCGTTATATTTTAAAACGAGTGATAAGGCATCAACAGAAAACCCAAATGTAAAAGTTAATGGCGATGAGGTGAGTATTAAACAGGTGATGCCGGACGCAAATAAGCCGCTGGAATATACTTTTAAAGCGGGTACACAAACCATTCGTGTTTTGGCCATGAACAGGGCACTGACAGATAAAACTTATATCGAAACCATCAACAGGAAAAACTATATAGTTACAGGTGCCGCCTATTTGGCAGAAGCCTCTGTTATCGGCAGCCAGTTTACGGCCGATATAGAACAGCCATTATTGGCACATCAAAAAGAGCAGGTTTATGTTTACACGGATAAAACAGCAGTGTTGTTAAACCAGATTCCATCAGTAACAGTCAATCAGCCCAAAACTATTGCGCTTAGCAATTGGGAATTTAAAAATGCATCGGAGCAGGCGGCTATAAATTATAACGCAGGCAAATGGCTACCATCAAATAATCCTGTACCGATGGGCGCGGATGGTGATGTAACAGCCGATGCCTGGTACCGTACTACACTCACAACCCCGGTTGCAGGTAAATACACCTTACAGGTAAAAGGCGGCGGCAGGGGGCAGGCTTTTGTTGATGGCAAACCTGCTGCTAAATGGAAACTGAACGATGGGGAGCTAACCCTTGATCTGAAAAAAGGCAAACATACCCTCGCCATTTTTGCAGCACATGATGGCAGGGATAAACTGGCTGCTTACCTTGGGCCGATTGACGAGGTAGATAGTAAAGGGGTGTTTGGTCCGGCGCTCATCAAAAAAGGAGGTCCGTTTATCAGCGAGTTAAGCAACTGGTATTTTGCCAGGGCCAATAAAATAAGCGATGTTAAGCAAGGGCCACCGACGTTTGATACTACCATGTTTAAACCGTATAAAATAAACACCGATGTTTTTAATTTAAAGGAAGGATACGGCTGGTTTACTACAACTATACCACAAGAGCCCGCAGGCACGTCAAAAATAACCCTGCAGTTTAAAAGTGTGGATGAAAATGCTACCGTATTTATTAATGGTAAACAGGTATTTAAACACGACGGCTGGAACCAACCTTTTGAAGTGAATATAACCGATGCCACTGCTTTAAAAGCGCCTATACGGCTTGCTGTATTTATAGAAAATTACTCCAACGAAGGAGGGATCGATCAGCCCGTAAAAATTAATGCCATTGGCGATGCGCCTGCCGTAACCGGCTGGAAAATGAAAGGCGGCCCGGGCGATGCCTTGGCAGTAAAGGGCTGGCAAAAATTTACCGGCAAGGTTAAAACCAATGCCCCCACATTTTACCGGTCTACGTTTACTATACCACAGGCAAAAGGAAAAACCTTTATCTGGCGGTTTGAGCCTAAGGGGCTGGGGCATGGCTCGGTATGGGTTAACGGGCATAACATTGGGCGGTATCCGGAGAAGATATCGATTACCAGTTTATACATTCCCGAATGCTGGCTGAAAACAGGCCCGAATCAATTGGTGATTTATGATGAGGATGGCAAACAGCCCGATCATACGCTCATTGTGGCTGAGCAGGAAGCAGGCAGAGCCACGACACAAACAATTACAGATATTAAATAA
- a CDS encoding metallophosphoesterase family protein, whose amino-acid sequence MQRRAALKNIGGLLLVPSIGFSQGIDPKRRALRVAHVTDIHLKDKFGAPAKFVKCLHHVQQQKPDLMLNGGDIVFDMNKENLGTINTQWQLMKGILKTETSIPTHFCLGNHDIWWNENNKTEAVYGKQYSMDQLQLARPYNSFIQGGWKFILLDSVHLDVDGTWYIGKLGDEQFAWLENELKTTDAAMPVLIMSHIPILSATVLIADNIINKWEILGGDMHTDSTRIINLFAQYPNVKLCLAGHIHLRDKVVYNNVTYICNGAVSGAWWEGNLRQTAPGYGLIDLYSDGTFDEQYVNYLG is encoded by the coding sequence ATGCAGAGAAGAGCAGCATTAAAAAACATTGGCGGCCTGTTGCTGGTACCGTCAATTGGGTTTAGCCAGGGTATTGATCCTAAAAGGCGCGCACTGAGGGTGGCACATGTTACCGATATTCACCTGAAAGACAAGTTTGGTGCACCTGCTAAATTTGTGAAATGCCTGCACCACGTACAACAGCAAAAGCCCGACCTTATGCTGAACGGCGGCGATATTGTTTTTGATATGAATAAGGAAAACCTGGGTACCATTAACACGCAATGGCAGCTGATGAAGGGCATCCTGAAAACCGAAACAAGCATACCTACCCATTTTTGCCTGGGCAACCACGACATCTGGTGGAACGAAAACAATAAAACCGAAGCTGTTTATGGCAAACAATACAGCATGGACCAGCTACAGCTGGCCAGGCCTTACAATAGCTTTATACAGGGTGGCTGGAAATTTATTTTGCTTGATAGCGTTCACCTGGATGTTGATGGCACCTGGTACATTGGCAAACTGGGCGACGAGCAATTTGCCTGGCTGGAAAACGAACTAAAAACTACAGATGCGGCAATGCCGGTGCTCATCATGTCGCACATACCTATTCTGAGCGCTACAGTGCTCATAGCCGATAACATTATTAACAAATGGGAAATATTGGGCGGCGACATGCATACCGATAGTACCCGCATCATTAACCTGTTTGCCCAATACCCCAACGTAAAGTTATGCCTGGCAGGCCACATCCACCTGCGCGACAAGGTAGTGTACAACAACGTTACCTACATTTGCAACGGCGCAGTAAGCGGCGCATGGTGGGAAGGCAACCTGCGCCAAACCGCCCCCGGCTATGGCCTTATCGATCTGTACAGCGATGGAACCTTTGATGAGCAATATGTGAATTACCTGGGGTAA
- a CDS encoding LacI family DNA-binding transcriptional regulator, protein MGNINLKELALALNLSTATVSRALRDSHEISPETKKKVLELAKQLNYEPNPAASNLRSHKTKTIAVIIPEVTNNFFSQAINGIEEIARRHDYHVLIYQTHENSDLEMAFMRRLLSGRVDGILISVASETNNDQNFKDIINQLPVVFFDRVNEDIDAVKVTTDDYESTYNATCHLIEGGCKKIAYLMALNNLSTGKKRFAGYCAALNDNGIIKNDALVVNDANNEDENYALIKKLLIDKKPDGIITSIENLALPFYYVCKDLNLNIPRDIKIISFSNLKTAPLLNPSLSTITQPAFEMGKEAAGILFKILNKKYFEPNETLVLKSTIIKRESTGF, encoded by the coding sequence ATGGGTAACATCAATTTAAAAGAACTTGCTTTAGCGCTAAATTTATCAACCGCCACCGTATCAAGGGCGCTACGGGACAGTCATGAAATAAGCCCCGAAACCAAAAAGAAGGTTTTGGAACTGGCTAAACAACTAAACTACGAGCCCAATCCGGCTGCCAGTAATTTAAGAAGCCATAAAACAAAAACCATTGCCGTAATTATTCCCGAAGTAACCAATAACTTTTTTTCGCAAGCCATTAACGGCATCGAAGAAATAGCGCGCAGGCACGATTACCATGTTTTGATTTACCAAACGCACGAAAACAGCGATTTGGAAATGGCCTTTATGCGCCGTTTATTGAGTGGAAGGGTTGATGGGATCCTGATTTCGGTAGCCAGTGAAACCAACAACGATCAAAATTTCAAGGACATTATTAACCAGTTGCCCGTTGTTTTTTTCGACAGGGTAAATGAAGATATAGATGCCGTAAAGGTAACTACAGATGACTACGAAAGCACTTACAATGCAACCTGTCATTTAATTGAAGGTGGATGCAAAAAAATCGCCTACCTGATGGCATTAAACAACCTATCGACAGGAAAAAAACGGTTTGCCGGATATTGTGCAGCACTAAACGACAACGGCATTATCAAAAACGACGCATTAGTAGTAAACGACGCCAACAATGAAGATGAAAATTACGCGCTGATAAAAAAATTGCTGATTGATAAAAAACCCGATGGCATTATAACGTCTATTGAGAACCTGGCCCTGCCTTTTTACTATGTATGCAAAGACCTTAATTTGAATATCCCTCGCGACATTAAGATAATCAGTTTTTCGAACCTCAAAACCGCGCCGCTTTTAAATCCCTCACTCAGCACAATTACACAGCCAGCCTTTGAAATGGGCAAAGAAGCCGCAGGCATTCTTTTTAAAATATTGAATAAAAAATATTTTGAACCAAACGAAACGCTGGTACTAAAATCAACTATCATAAAAAGAGAATCCACAGGATTTTAA
- a CDS encoding glycoside hydrolase family 28 protein — protein MKIFSFLALLAMPFVGYAQQKVFNITDYGAKADGITNNTASIQKAIDNANAQGGGIVHVPAGKFLTGVINLKSNVTLNLAANAVLLGSAKRIDYGEGHASPLIFAKDQQHIGITGKGTIDGNGDELLKDLFAMLKAGKLRDSLWQRTNPWGQVQPEEPNRPKLIGFYNCAGIQVKGITIQNGLVWIQDYRECRDMVIDSIKVISNTYWNNDGIDLVDCKNVKLTNSFFNADDDGICLKSSNRNSCCENIYVANCTIRSSASGIKFGTASWGGFKKITMKDIKIYDTYRSAIALECVDGGVMEDIDISNINAVNTGNAIFIRLGHRNKDTVVSKINGIRIRNVTVDVPKGKPDKGYPMEGPEVKGSHNPFPSSIAGLPGHPVQNVTLQNIKIVYHGNASKAVAHVSLDSLSKVPENPRDYPEFSMFGELPAWGFYARHAAGVNFKNVTLSCAGQDFRAACVFEDINGLTLNSLKIPQVKSLPVIALFGVTKSLMQNVQVPGSAKNKVLTK, from the coding sequence ATGAAAATATTTTCTTTTTTGGCTTTGCTTGCAATGCCCTTTGTAGGTTATGCGCAGCAAAAAGTTTTTAACATAACCGATTATGGTGCAAAGGCCGATGGTATTACCAATAACACGGCAAGCATTCAAAAGGCTATTGACAATGCAAACGCGCAAGGCGGTGGTATAGTGCATGTTCCGGCCGGGAAGTTTTTAACGGGTGTTATCAATCTAAAATCAAACGTTACCCTAAACCTGGCTGCTAACGCCGTATTGCTCGGGAGTGCAAAGCGGATTGATTATGGCGAAGGCCATGCATCGCCCTTAATATTTGCAAAAGATCAGCAACACATTGGCATCACTGGTAAAGGAACAATTGATGGCAACGGCGACGAATTGCTGAAAGATCTTTTCGCGATGCTGAAGGCCGGGAAATTGCGCGATTCGTTGTGGCAAAGAACTAATCCCTGGGGGCAGGTCCAACCCGAAGAACCCAACCGCCCCAAGCTAATCGGCTTTTATAATTGCGCCGGTATACAGGTAAAAGGTATAACTATTCAAAATGGCCTGGTGTGGATCCAGGATTACCGGGAGTGCCGCGATATGGTTATTGACAGCATTAAAGTAATAAGCAATACCTACTGGAATAATGACGGCATCGACCTGGTAGATTGTAAAAATGTAAAGCTCACCAACAGTTTTTTTAATGCCGACGATGATGGCATCTGCCTTAAATCGAGCAACCGGAACAGCTGCTGCGAAAATATATATGTAGCCAATTGTACCATACGCTCAAGCGCCAGCGGTATTAAATTTGGTACAGCTTCATGGGGCGGCTTCAAAAAGATTACCATGAAGGATATTAAAATTTATGATACCTACCGCTCAGCAATTGCCCTGGAATGCGTTGACGGGGGCGTGATGGAAGATATTGACATCAGTAACATTAATGCCGTTAATACAGGCAATGCTATTTTTATTCGCCTTGGCCATCGCAATAAAGATACGGTAGTAAGCAAGATCAACGGTATCAGGATAAGAAATGTAACCGTTGATGTACCCAAAGGCAAGCCCGATAAAGGATACCCCATGGAAGGGCCGGAGGTTAAAGGCTCACATAACCCCTTCCCATCGTCAATTGCCGGTTTGCCGGGGCATCCTGTTCAAAACGTAACCCTGCAGAATATCAAAATAGTATACCATGGCAATGCCAGTAAAGCTGTTGCCCATGTAAGTTTAGATTCATTGAGTAAAGTGCCCGAAAATCCGCGTGATTATCCTGAGTTTTCGATGTTTGGCGAATTGCCTGCCTGGGGTTTTTATGCCCGCCACGCGGCAGGGGTGAACTTTAAAAATGTAACGCTCAGCTGCGCCGGGCAGGATTTTAGGGCAGCCTGCGTGTTTGAAGATATTAATGGATTAACCCTTAACTCACTTAAAATACCGCAGGTAAAATCGTTACCCGTAATAGCGCTTTTTGGCGTTACTAAATCGTTAATGCAAAATGTACAAGTGCCTGGAAGCGCTAAAAATAAGGTACTTACAAAATAG
- a CDS encoding GH92 family glycosyl hydrolase, whose protein sequence is MEIYYLFFLSNISVLSVQAPLYTVGEERGAGAASPGESSSPYDSRRVTFALFPLTFILTLFLTRTASAQYTNHLPYVNPFIGTAQSKVLTKWGSDGGTYPGAVAPSGFIQLSPETRFGKGYNYGDSAICYFSCFRHMSGFPQGSTGGFYVMTINPAGEFEPQKYSRKFSHTNETASPGYYKVMFDDDHSTVESTATTRAGIFRFTFTEGSSPQVFIGDAGNISVISPKILHASNGNMVINFTEAYASKREVKGGWIFSFEPAKKDNKVIGLKLSASNVGYASAQRNIDQEIGALSFDQLRKRTVNEWQKKLAVVDVTDSNDANKTVFYTALYHSLLIPWVIDDVDGRYRGADDKIHQKTGNHQYGAFSPWDTFRSLHPLLTLLYPDKQQDVILSMLDIYKQTGHLPTESMTGNHAIPIIVDSYLKGITGFDKQLAYTAMKKSVLEPPFIQPDMEIFNQKGYIPFTRSESVTRTVEYAYDDWALSQFAKNVVHNDKDYLLLANRGYSYRNLLNNDQLLLLSRNDAEFKLQPGMSGYKEGDKWVYSYFVPQNIKDLINLTGGNDQFARRLDSALSNNVILFDNETVFHLPYLFNQAGKSALTQKWLRQIMLHRFSNSPGGLPGNDDLGSTSSWYVFSAMGIYPVCPGRPYYAIGTPLFKSVTLHLPNRKQVTVGSNVSDTKGYVKALTVNGKPWQQLTLPHSVLIAGGSMVFDLTDKAGNWPKDNNPVELSETKQNPAFKILSCSVSKKNVAPDEPFTIHFSIGNAGVTGVKIVTLLVNGKPYAYKNCMVASGSTQKDSLVCRLYPIGKTEIKLEGLPPVMVDVKLPPNPAAHPFKITGLTATAMLKVNEPQRLAYIVQNIGGVKHTFNIPITKNDSLIFTDTVVLEPGEKKVIDHLLAGASKGFKRITAGDQKVLYKVYQDNTESLLLDLSPIDYSVDNVVKDNSGFRHDGQIVIAKKSKTAGRLGFNEHTFVEVPNTPALDNMGETITMMGWVYPTGNEKGLVDMITKGDSHVLQVSDHQTLTFFAGGWGRGDCTVNLPANWNNQWHHIAGVCTGNTLYLYIDGALAGTTVMETTVNLSVTNKWTLGRNEEFPSERIFHGYMDKVKVYQAALSADEVLQIVKNEQPTETAH, encoded by the coding sequence TTGGAAATTTACTATTTATTTTTTTTATCTAATATATCGGTATTAAGCGTTCAAGCCCCTCTTTACACCGTAGGTGAAGAGAGGGGGGCGGGCGCAGCCTCGCCGGGTGAGTCTTCGTCGCCATACGATAGTCGCCGCGTAACTTTTGCCCTTTTTCCGTTAACATTCATATTAACCCTCTTCCTCACTCGCACCGCCTCCGCCCAATACACCAACCACCTGCCATACGTAAACCCTTTCATCGGCACAGCCCAAAGTAAAGTGCTAACCAAATGGGGCAGCGATGGCGGTACCTATCCAGGCGCGGTGGCGCCATCGGGTTTTATACAGTTAAGCCCCGAAACCAGGTTTGGAAAGGGTTATAATTACGGTGACAGCGCCATTTGTTATTTCAGCTGTTTCAGGCATATGAGCGGCTTCCCTCAGGGTTCAACCGGCGGGTTTTATGTGATGACAATTAACCCGGCAGGTGAGTTTGAGCCGCAGAAATACAGCCGGAAGTTTTCGCATACCAATGAAACCGCAAGCCCAGGCTACTATAAGGTGATGTTTGATGACGACCACAGCACCGTTGAATCTACAGCGACAACCAGGGCGGGGATATTCCGCTTTACGTTTACCGAAGGTTCATCACCGCAGGTATTTATCGGCGATGCGGGGAATATTAGTGTTATATCGCCCAAAATACTCCATGCCTCCAACGGCAATATGGTCATCAACTTTACAGAAGCCTATGCCTCAAAAAGAGAGGTAAAAGGCGGCTGGATTTTTAGTTTTGAACCGGCTAAAAAGGATAATAAAGTTATCGGGCTTAAGCTAAGTGCTTCCAACGTCGGCTATGCAAGTGCCCAGCGCAATATAGATCAGGAAATAGGAGCATTGTCTTTTGACCAACTGCGTAAACGTACCGTTAACGAATGGCAAAAAAAACTGGCTGTTGTTGATGTAACAGACAGTAACGATGCAAATAAAACCGTTTTTTATACCGCCCTGTATCATTCGCTTTTAATCCCCTGGGTTATCGACGATGTGGATGGCCGATACCGGGGGGCGGATGATAAAATTCACCAAAAAACAGGCAATCACCAATATGGGGCCTTCTCGCCCTGGGATACTTTCCGCTCGCTGCACCCCTTGCTTACGCTGCTTTACCCGGATAAGCAGCAGGATGTAATTTTATCTATGCTGGATATTTACAAGCAAACCGGCCACCTACCAACTGAATCTATGACAGGCAACCATGCCATCCCCATCATTGTTGATAGCTACCTGAAAGGGATAACCGGTTTTGATAAACAGCTGGCCTATACCGCCATGAAGAAAAGCGTATTGGAACCGCCGTTCATACAGCCGGACATGGAGATCTTTAATCAAAAAGGTTACATCCCCTTTACCCGGTCCGAGTCGGTTACCCGCACGGTTGAATATGCTTATGATGATTGGGCTTTATCGCAATTTGCCAAAAACGTTGTTCATAATGATAAAGATTACCTGCTTTTGGCAAACCGCGGCTACAGCTACCGCAACCTTTTAAATAACGACCAATTGTTGCTATTGTCCCGCAACGATGCTGAGTTTAAACTACAGCCGGGCATGTCGGGTTACAAAGAAGGGGATAAGTGGGTGTATTCCTATTTCGTGCCCCAAAACATTAAAGATCTTATTAACCTCACGGGCGGCAACGACCAATTTGCCCGCCGGCTCGATTCGGCGCTTAGCAATAATGTGATCCTGTTTGATAACGAGACTGTTTTTCATTTGCCCTACCTGTTTAACCAGGCAGGCAAATCGGCTTTAACCCAAAAATGGTTAAGGCAAATTATGCTTCATCGTTTCAGCAACAGCCCCGGCGGTTTGCCAGGTAATGATGACCTGGGCTCAACCTCCAGCTGGTATGTTTTTAGCGCCATGGGTATTTACCCGGTTTGCCCAGGCAGGCCTTACTATGCTATCGGCACGCCCTTGTTTAAATCTGTTACACTGCACCTGCCAAACAGAAAACAGGTTACGGTAGGTAGTAATGTTTCAGATACAAAAGGTTACGTAAAGGCTTTAACCGTTAATGGTAAACCCTGGCAGCAGCTCACTCTGCCGCATTCGGTATTAATAGCCGGCGGCTCAATGGTTTTTGATTTGACGGATAAGGCAGGGAATTGGCCAAAGGATAACAACCCTGTTGAGCTATCCGAAACAAAACAAAATCCTGCCTTTAAAATATTGAGTTGCTCCGTTTCAAAAAAAAATGTTGCGCCCGATGAGCCTTTTACCATTCATTTTTCAATCGGCAACGCAGGCGTTACCGGCGTTAAAATTGTTACGCTATTGGTTAATGGCAAACCGTACGCTTACAAAAATTGTATGGTAGCTTCGGGTAGTACTCAAAAAGATTCGCTGGTCTGCCGGCTTTACCCCATCGGGAAAACGGAAATTAAATTAGAGGGGCTGCCCCCGGTGATGGTTGATGTAAAACTGCCGCCAAATCCCGCGGCGCATCCCTTTAAAATTACAGGCCTTACCGCTACTGCAATGCTTAAAGTAAATGAGCCGCAGCGCCTCGCTTATATCGTCCAAAATATTGGCGGTGTAAAGCATACTTTTAACATCCCGATAACTAAAAACGACTCCTTAATTTTTACCGATACGGTTGTGTTGGAACCAGGCGAAAAAAAGGTGATAGACCACTTATTGGCAGGTGCTTCAAAAGGTTTTAAAAGGATAACCGCAGGTGATCAAAAGGTGCTTTATAAAGTGTACCAGGACAACACAGAATCGCTTTTGCTTGATCTTTCTCCTATAGATTATTCGGTCGACAATGTGGTAAAAGACAACTCCGGATTTCGGCATGACGGGCAAATAGTAATTGCCAAAAAGTCAAAAACTGCTGGCAGGCTCGGGTTTAATGAACACACCTTTGTAGAGGTACCCAACACTCCCGCCCTTGATAATATGGGCGAAACCATCACCATGATGGGCTGGGTATACCCCACCGGAAACGAAAAAGGATTAGTTGATATGATAACCAAGGGCGATAGCCACGTTTTACAGGTATCTGATCATCAAACGCTTACTTTTTTTGCCGGCGGCTGGGGCCGGGGCGATTGTACCGTTAACCTGCCCGCCAACTGGAATAACCAATGGCACCACATTGCCGGGGTATGCACGGGTAACACACTCTACCTATATATTGATGGTGCATTGGCGGGTACCACCGTAATGGAAACCACTGTAAACCTATCGGTAACCAACAAATGGACCCTGGGCAGGAATGAGGAGTTTCCGTCAGAAAGGATTTTTCATGGATATATGGATAAGGTAAAAGTTTACCAGGCGGCCCTAAGCGCAGATGAAGTATTGCAGATAGTAAAAAATGAACAACCAACAGAAACTGCCCATTGA
- a CDS encoding acyltransferase family protein, with protein sequence MALTTERFTALDIFRGMTICFMIIVNAPGSGADVWTPLDHAPWIGFTPTDLVFPSFLFAVGNALSFSKKKFESDAAFISKIFKRTVIIFLLGYLMYWFPFFHRVADGWAFNPLSHTRIMGVLQRIALCYFFGALIVHYCSQKTAVIISGLLLIGYWLFLVLFGEPGKEFTMLGNAGTKLDIVLLGNDHLYHDKGGPVAFDPEGLLSTLTGIVNVIGGFLAGAFIQRKGKTYETVAKLMIFGGLLIVAALFLGQFFPIAKKLWTSTFSLLTIGIDLAILGLLIFIIEIEKVKRGTNFFLILGRNSLAIYLLSELLLTVFQTIWVAPKLSFYDWINQVFYQRVFPGALGTLVFAICYMMLCWLVTYVLDKRKIYIKI encoded by the coding sequence ATGGCACTAACTACTGAAAGGTTTACCGCATTAGATATTTTTAGGGGGATGACCATCTGTTTCATGATCATCGTAAACGCCCCCGGTTCTGGCGCGGACGTGTGGACACCGCTTGACCACGCCCCATGGATAGGTTTTACACCAACCGACCTGGTGTTCCCGTCGTTCCTGTTTGCGGTAGGCAATGCCTTAAGCTTCTCTAAAAAGAAATTTGAATCGGACGCCGCCTTTATCAGCAAAATATTTAAGCGTACCGTTATCATCTTTTTATTGGGCTACCTCATGTACTGGTTCCCGTTTTTTCACCGCGTTGCCGATGGCTGGGCTTTTAACCCGCTAAGCCATACCCGCATAATGGGCGTGTTGCAGCGTATAGCCCTGTGTTACTTTTTTGGCGCTTTGATTGTGCATTATTGCTCTCAAAAAACAGCAGTTATCATATCGGGTTTATTGCTGATTGGCTACTGGCTTTTCCTGGTATTATTTGGCGAACCGGGAAAAGAGTTTACTATGCTGGGCAATGCCGGTACCAAACTTGACATTGTGTTATTAGGTAACGATCATTTATACCACGACAAAGGCGGCCCCGTAGCTTTTGACCCCGAAGGATTGCTGAGCACACTAACCGGGATAGTAAATGTGATAGGCGGCTTTTTAGCCGGCGCGTTCATACAACGTAAAGGTAAAACTTACGAAACTGTGGCCAAGCTCATGATATTTGGCGGCTTGCTCATTGTAGCTGCCTTGTTCCTGGGCCAGTTTTTCCCGATAGCCAAAAAATTGTGGACAAGCACTTTCTCACTGCTCACCATCGGTATCGACCTTGCCATATTGGGCCTGCTGATATTTATTATCGAAATAGAAAAAGTAAAACGCGGCACCAACTTTTTCCTCATCCTTGGGCGTAATTCACTGGCCATCTACCTGCTGTCAGAATTGCTGCTTACCGTTTTCCAAACCATATGGGTAGCCCCCAAACTGAGTTTTTACGATTGGATAAACCAGGTATTTTACCAGCGGGTATTCCCCGGTGCGCTGGGCACACTGGTATTTGCCATTTGCTACATGATGTTGTGCTGGCTGGTAACTTATGTGTTGGATAAGAGGAAGATATATATTAAAATATAA